TAGCAGATTGACCGCGCCATCCCAGTTGCCATTTTGCAAATAGATTTTGACAGCATCCAGGTCAGACGCGACGGCTAATTCTTGCAGCCGACCATCAATATTTGCTAATAAGGCCTTGGCTTGTGGGTAGCCTGGGTCCTGCGCAATGACAGGCTCCAGCATGGCGCGTAATGTGCGCAGTTCATTTTTGCTGAGGCTGCGCTGCTTCAGACGATCCCCGACAGTGCTCAGTGTCGCGGCTCGGCTGCGTTCGAGCGGTTCCCGATAGCGCTGTAGATCCGTACGCAATGCTTGAATATTGGGATAGCGCAGACGGGTATTGGGGTGCAGGGCCTTGCTGATAATACTCCGCAGTTGCGGGTCAACGCGCTGTTGATCATCGCCAAAATCAACTTCGAAGGTGTTATCGGCATCACGGGGGACTTCCGCACGTTTGCCACCTGTGACGATGAAGTAAAGCAGTTCCCCCACCTGGAAGACATCTGTCTGACGACTGATGCCCTGCGGCGTCATCTCGTCGCCTTCCAAAAAGACGGCATTCCCCCAGTCAATCGCTTTGAGGGAGTAGGTGTCTCTATTCCAGAACAGATGCTTGGCATCTACATCGTTATAGATGATGTCTTTAGCATGGGCAGCATGCAGCATATCCAACAGGCGATCCATGATGAGCAGCATTTCCAGCTCTGGTAGGCGGTCGCCATTCGCTGCTAATGCCAGCACTTCATCTTCGATGATGCTACCTTGGGCGCGCTCTACGACGATGTATTGATGCGCCATGCCACCTACAGCGAACTGGCCTTCGCCCAATAATTCCGTCAGGACGGGGTGGCCGGCCAGGCGGCGCAGTGCCTGACGTTCATTTTTAATACTGACTTCCTGCCCGGCACGGATTGGCGGTGCATCGTTCGGCGCAGGTCGCTTAATCACAACGCTGCGCCCGCTTTCTGTATCGGTAGCGCGCAGTGTCTCCCCAGAACGACCTCGTGGGTAGATGTAATCATAACGATAGCGCTGATCGAAGATACTTTCCGCCATGTGCGTGGTCCTATTCTTCAAAAGAATGTGCTGCCAAGGATGACCGTCTGGGTGGCTGGTCTTCTGTTGGGCACGCCTGTAATTGTACGCACCTGTGCCTGTGCTGCAAGGGATGCACGACCCAAATTTTGGGATAAAAGTTCGGTCATTTTGGGATAAAAATAATCTAACTTGGGATTTAGATAGCTTTTCGCCCCCTATGTCGCCCCCAAATCAGGATATGTAGTTTAATACGAAGTGGCATGGCTTCGTAGGTCAAAAAGCACCAAATTAGATGAGATTGGATTGAATCGCGTTTTGTTTGGTCACTTTCTCGGATGCTGCTTGTAACAGGATTCCTATCTGCCCCTGTTACAATAGCGTCTTATCTCTTATAACCTCAAAGTTCATTCATCGAGAGAGCGTAAAGGTCGTTTTTGATGCGAGTCATTTTGCAGCGTGTAACCTACGGCAGCGTGGCTGTTGATGAGGCCATAATCGGCCAGGTTGACCAGGGTTTTGTGGCGTTGGTCGGCATTACCCACGAGGATACCCAGGCGGAGGCGGACTTGCTGGCGAAAAAAACGGCGCACTTACGCGTCTTTGAAGATGCAGACGGTAAAATGAACCTCTCCGTACAGGATGTTGGCGGCGGGGTGCTGGTGGTTTCTCAGTTTACGCTGTATGCTGATGCGCGTAAGGGACGTCGCCCAAGCTTCATCAAAGCAGCAGGGCCAGATGTCGCCGCGCCGCTGGTTGATTATTATGCTGAGCGCCTGAAAGCAGAGGGTATTCAGCAGGTGGCGATGGGCCAATTCGGCGCGATGATGCAGGTGACGATCCATAATGATGGCCCGGTGACGATTTTGCTTGATAGCGATGAATTGACAAACAAATAAGGCAGGGGACAGAGAGGAAACATGTCTTACGAGCCGAGCCTGGAAGAATATATACACCAGCTAGCGCGTGACCCTAAACCATCTGTGCGCCAGAATGCGGCCTTTATCTTGGGGCGCTGGCGTGATTTGCGCGTGGTGCCGCCCCTCATCACGGCTGTGCAGGATGAAGACCCCGGCGTGCGAATGCGCGCTGTAGAAGCGCTCGGCGTCTGGAAGCATATGCCGGAGACAGTGCAGGCTGTTATCCCGGCCCTTGGTGATGCTGATGAAGCGGTTCGCTCACAGGCGGCGCGCTCCTTGGGCTTGATGCAAGATGTGGATGCAGTCCCGGCACTTCTTGAGGCTTTGAATGACACGTCAGTTGCTGTACGTGCCAAAACGGCGGAAGCCTTAGGCATCCTCGCACAACCAGCCGCGATTATGGCTTTGCTGCGTGCTCTCATAGAAGATGATGATAGCGGTGTGCGCTACTTCGCCCAGGAGAGCCTTGTACAAATTGGCGGCGCTGCTGTACGTGAATCCGTTAGTGACGCGATCCAGCAGTACTATGACGAACCTGGCATCCTCATTGATTTAATCAGCGTGCTCGCCAAATTACGCGACAGTCGTAATATCGAGGTGCTGCGGCCTTTGTTGGCACACCCGGATGAGGATGTGAAAGCAATGGCACAGTGGGCCATCACAGAGCACTCGCACTAGGCGAGATGGGGTAGCAAGTAGAACACATATGACAATTCACTATACTGAAAGTGATCGCAAATGGCGGCCAACACGATGCTAATGGCAGGGATCAGCGGTCTGCTGGTTTATATTTGTGGGCGCGTGTTTTTGCACGCTGTGCCGACTGGCTGGCGTTATATTCGGCAAGGCTGGTCATGGATTAGTGGTGTGCGCGGCGTGGAGGACCCCCGCAAAGACGCGGAGGCTCGGCGTCAACTGACAATGGGCGGCTACTATATGATTAGCGGCGGGTTGTGGCTGCTCGGTGCGTTGATTAGCGGCCTGCTTGTGCTCCTCTTCGCATATTGGACGTTGTTTTATCTCGGATTGTGGCCTGCGTCTTTACCGCTATAATCGGGTTCGGCTTACCCACAGTATTGAACAATGAGATATGCAGCGTTCTTCTTTAGCGATTTCTATCATGATGATCTTTTTGTTGGCTGCTTGCGGCGGTCCTCAGGCTGAGCGTGTTACCCTGGTCCCCACGCAGATTGGGGCCGGTGCGCCTGTTTATACAGCCACGGCGACTTTTACGCCTAGCGCGACGCCAACCGCGAGCGATACGCCAACTGTCACACCGACAGCGACGGCGACCCCTACGGCAACCGCCACGCCGACAGCCACGGCGACACCCACACAGACCGCGACGGCGACCTCAACGCCGACGGCAACCCCTCCCTTGCGGACGCTCACGCCATTACCCAGTGTAAGTGGCCCTGCAGGCAATGTGGGTCCGGCTCGCGTTAGCGATGCAGATGGCTGGTCCTGCGGCGACTTCCCCTGTGAAGCGGATATTGAGGGTTGGCTGGCGCGTATTGGCGTGCCTGCTGGTTTTTCTGTAGGGCATGTTGGGCGTTTCCCTGGGCAGGTGATGCAGATCACCTACGGCCCGGATGACCGCTTATACGCCACTGTGTTGGAAGATGGCACTTTCCAGGGGGCCGTTTATGTGATGAATGCAGATCGCACCACAGAGCGCTACAGTATGACCATGAATCATCCCAATGGCCTTGCTTTCCAGCCAGGGACGGATGTGCTTTATGTCGCGGCACGTCATCACAATGATGAAAGCGGCCTTCTATGGCGCGTCGAGAGCGATGGCATTATGGATGCTGTTATTGACGATTTGCCATGCTGCTATGAGGATTACAACCAGCCTAATGGCCTCATCTTTGGGCCGGATGGCTATTTATACATGGCGATTGGTGCGAAGACGGATCATGGCGAGAGCAGCGCGCCCGGCAGCCGTCCCTATGATGAGATTGGCCCCTTCGAAGCGGGAGTGCTGCGCATCAACCCGCATACTGGCAATGTGGAACGTTACGCAGAAGGCATGCGCAACCCCTTTGACCTGGCATTTACTAGCGACGGGCAATTTTATGCCACTGACCAGGGTCTTGTGACGGGCCCCGGTGACCGCATTTTGCGCGTTGATGAAGGCGCTGATTATGGCTGGCCCTATTATCGGCTGCGCGGCTGTGCAGATTGCCCGCCGAGCCGTGGCGTGGCAGGTATCGCGCCGGATTTGCTGACACTGCCTGATTTCACGCTGCCGAGCGGGCTGGTTGCTTATCAGGGTAGTGCTTTGCCATCTGTGATGCAGGATACGCTGCTCGTCGCGTTCTGGAATGGCACAAATGGCGCACAGCGCATCGCCTGGATTGATCCCAATGATCCGGCCCTGAACAGCGAAGATTATGTCATCAAGTCGTTTGTTACCGGGTTGGTGCGTCCGGTTGATGTGGCCCTGGCCCCGGATGGTGCTGTTGTGGTGGCTGATTATGTTTATGGGCATGTCTGGCGCATTCAATATGGCGATGGACCCACAACGACAGGTTCCGCAACTGAGCCTATAATAGCAACGCAGGAAACGCCTCAATTCAGTTTTGAGACGCCGACCCAGGCGGCCACGACGGGCACCCGTAATCTCTTCGTCACCAGTACGCCTGCGAATTAGTCGCCCGTAGCGACATCCTATCAAAAAGAGCGTTACCTGCTGGTAAACGCTCTTTTTGTCTCGCTGCTTACTTTGACTGCTTACTTTGACTGCTTATTTTGATAGCGCTTGAACGAATGCGGCTATAGGTAGGCCTCAAGCGCGTCATGAGTTTCTTCTTGATACAAGGCCGCGCCTGGGATTGCATTGATCACAGAGCCGAGCCGCTCTTGTAAAAAGCGCTTGACGACATCAACAGGCACAGCATAGCTGACTTCCGGCCCATGTATTTTGGTGTTAATGCCCACAATCGACCCATTCATATTGAAAAGGGGGCCGCCGCTGTGCCCTGGGCGCATCCGCATGGCAATCGCTACCCAATCAGAACCTTCTGCCTGCTCAGGTAAGTTCATGCCTGTACCGATGACGATCCCCCCTGTGACAGCATTCCAGATATTCCATGGATGACCCATCGCCAGCAGATACTCACCTGGGCGGAGTTTGCTGGAGTGCCCGACCTGGATGGCCGATAGGTCCTTCGCCTGAATTGTGAGTGCTGCAATATCTGCGTCAGGGTCAAAGGCCAGGATATGGGCTGGGTAGGCATCGCCATTGGCGAGTTCAACGGTGAGCGCTTTACGTACATAATCGCCATCAGCCACAACGTGCGCGCTGGTGATGATTAGGCCGTCGCTGTGCCAGATCGTGCCAGCGCCCATAGCGCCTTCTTGACTATGAATCTGCACGACGCTATCGCGTACACGCTCCACAGCTTCTGAAGCGGTATTGTTAAATTGCTGCCAGATATTGGGCGAGATTTTGGACATCGCTTGCATCCTAGCTCATGAGTTGTCTATTTGATGTTGTCAGTGTGATAAAGAACAGGCGCACCATGCTGTGCGCCCGTCTGTTGCAGTGGGTATTCTCAGGGTATTGTCTCTGCTTGCCGCGTTAGACGCGTTCAGCGATGGTGACGGTCATGGATTGCAGTACGCCACCTCGTACAATGTCGACTGAAACTTCTTGTCCGGCACGGTCACCTGTCAGCAGGGCGAGCAGTTCATCGACCTCTGTGACGGATTCGTCATCCAGCGCGACGATGATATCGCCTACGATGAGGCCCGCGTTAGCTGCCGGGCTGTCTTTTTCGACGGAGACGACCAGCAGGCCTGTTTCCTGGTCTTCGACAAGGCCTTCTGGCAAGCGTGCTGGCTGCACGCCGACGCCCAGGTAGCCCTGGCGCATACGACCATGTGTTAGCAGGGTGTCAATCGTGCTGGCAATCGTACTCACCGGCACGCTGATGCTGATGCCACGACCAAAACCACTGGTATTGACGCCATGAATCAGGCCATCGCCGCTGACGAGTGGGCCGCCGCTGAAACCAGGGTACATAACCACGTCGGTTGCGATGTGCCCATCAGCTAGTGCCATCCCCATGAACGGACGACGACCACGAGGACCATGGTCATGACGGCCACGACGTCCACGTCCACGACCACCAGGGCCCCGGCGCATCCCCCCGCCATGTTCTTCGTGCCGCTTTTGGAGTGCTTCGCGCATTTCCTTCCAGCGGCTACCGCTGACGAGTGAGCTGACAACGCCTAAGGTCGCCTGGACCTGTTCACCTGGTTTGCCCAGTGCCAGCACGAGATTGCCGACCTTGAGCGCATCTGCTTCTGCCCAGGAGACAGGGGCCAGATCGCTGGCGTTGATGCGCAGGACAGCCAGATCATTATAGGGGTCCCGTCCGACGAGGGTTGCATCAAGGCGGGTGCCATCGCTGGTGACAATGCCGACGTTTTCATCACTTTCAATGACGTGATGGGATGTCACGATAATGCCATCTGCGCTATGGATGACGCCTGTCGCGGGCATCCGGCGGCGGGCATCAACGGTCACAATGGAAGGCGTCAGTTCTTCGACGGTGGACGCCATTGCGTTGGATAAATCCTGTAAAATTTGTGCCATAGGTTGCTATGTCCTCATGT
The Phototrophicus methaneseepsis DNA segment above includes these coding regions:
- the dtd gene encoding D-aminoacyl-tRNA deacylase, with the protein product MRVILQRVTYGSVAVDEAIIGQVDQGFVALVGITHEDTQAEADLLAKKTAHLRVFEDADGKMNLSVQDVGGGVLVVSQFTLYADARKGRRPSFIKAAGPDVAAPLVDYYAERLKAEGIQQVAMGQFGAMMQVTIHNDGPVTILLDSDELTNK
- a CDS encoding PQQ-dependent sugar dehydrogenase; translated protein: MQRSSLAISIMMIFLLAACGGPQAERVTLVPTQIGAGAPVYTATATFTPSATPTASDTPTVTPTATATPTATATPTATATPTQTATATSTPTATPPLRTLTPLPSVSGPAGNVGPARVSDADGWSCGDFPCEADIEGWLARIGVPAGFSVGHVGRFPGQVMQITYGPDDRLYATVLEDGTFQGAVYVMNADRTTERYSMTMNHPNGLAFQPGTDVLYVAARHHNDESGLLWRVESDGIMDAVIDDLPCCYEDYNQPNGLIFGPDGYLYMAIGAKTDHGESSAPGSRPYDEIGPFEAGVLRINPHTGNVERYAEGMRNPFDLAFTSDGQFYATDQGLVTGPGDRILRVDEGADYGWPYYRLRGCADCPPSRGVAGIAPDLLTLPDFTLPSGLVAYQGSALPSVMQDTLLVAFWNGTNGAQRIAWIDPNDPALNSEDYVIKSFVTGLVRPVDVALAPDGAVVVADYVYGHVWRIQYGDGPTTTGSATEPIIATQETPQFSFETPTQAATTGTRNLFVTSTPAN
- a CDS encoding S1C family serine protease; amino-acid sequence: MSKISPNIWQQFNNTASEAVERVRDSVVQIHSQEGAMGAGTIWHSDGLIITSAHVVADGDYVRKALTVELANGDAYPAHILAFDPDADIAALTIQAKDLSAIQVGHSSKLRPGEYLLAMGHPWNIWNAVTGGIVIGTGMNLPEQAEGSDWVAIAMRMRPGHSGGPLFNMNGSIVGINTKIHGPEVSYAVPVDVVKRFLQERLGSVINAIPGAALYQEETHDALEAYL
- a CDS encoding HEAT repeat domain-containing protein — encoded protein: MSYEPSLEEYIHQLARDPKPSVRQNAAFILGRWRDLRVVPPLITAVQDEDPGVRMRAVEALGVWKHMPETVQAVIPALGDADEAVRSQAARSLGLMQDVDAVPALLEALNDTSVAVRAKTAEALGILAQPAAIMALLRALIEDDDSGVRYFAQESLVQIGGAAVRESVSDAIQQYYDEPGILIDLISVLAKLRDSRNIEVLRPLLAHPDEDVKAMAQWAITEHSH
- a CDS encoding S1C family serine protease; the encoded protein is MAQILQDLSNAMASTVEELTPSIVTVDARRRMPATGVIHSADGIIVTSHHVIESDENVGIVTSDGTRLDATLVGRDPYNDLAVLRINASDLAPVSWAEADALKVGNLVLALGKPGEQVQATLGVVSSLVSGSRWKEMREALQKRHEEHGGGMRRGPGGRGRGRRGRHDHGPRGRRPFMGMALADGHIATDVVMYPGFSGGPLVSGDGLIHGVNTSGFGRGISISVPVSTIASTIDTLLTHGRMRQGYLGVGVQPARLPEGLVEDQETGLLVVSVEKDSPAANAGLIVGDIIVALDDESVTEVDELLALLTGDRAGQEVSVDIVRGGVLQSMTVTIAERV